The window GCCGTCCTCGTCCGTCATCCCCTCGACCTCGTCGGGTGCGGCGTGGACAAAGGCGGGGCCGGGCTCATCGCTGGCCAAGAGGCGCAGGCTGTAGGGTTCCTCGAGCACCTGACTCACGGTGTAGCGCCGGCCCCGGTACATCACGTCCTCGCCGACCGCGAACTTCTTGGGTTCGGGCATGATACCTCCTGTTCTGCTTATATCATGACAGGCCCACCGGCCCCATGGCGGTCTCATCGCTCCGAACCCTATAACCTTCTGCGCCCGACTTGACGCCAGCGCGTTTGGCGCGACACAATGCCTAGATACTCGGCGCGACACAAGGCCTAGCCAATGGGCTCGCGCCCCGTGTCCGCCTCCATCCAGACGGACGCTTCACCTGTCACGATGACATCCCGCCAAAGCTCATCCTGCTCAAAGGTCGTGCGGTCATGACAGCAAGCCCAATCCGTCAGCTCCTCGAAAGGCGCATCCTCGTTCTGGACGGCGCTATGGGCACGATGATCCAAGGCCATGCGCTCTCCGAAGCCGACTTTCGCGGGACGCGCTTTGGCGATCACCCCAAGCCTCTCCAGGGCGCCAACGATATTCTCGTCCTGACCCAGCCGCAGATCATCGAAGGGATCCACCGGGCTTACCTGGAAGCGGGCGCGGACATCCTTGAGACCAACACCTTCAACGCCACGCGCATCGGCCTGGCCGAGTACGGGCTGGATGAGGTCATCTACGAGCTCAACCTCGCGGCGGCCAAGCTCGCCAAACGTGCCGCCGAGGCGTTTTCCACGCCCGACAAAGCCCGCTTCGTGGCGGGCGCTTTGGGCCCCACCAACCGCACCGCCTCGATGAGCCCGGACGTGAACAACCCCGGCTTTCGCGCAGTCGATTTCGACGCGCTGGTCACCAGCTACGGCGAGCAGATAAGGGGCCTCATGGACGGCGGCGCCGACCTGCTCCTGATCGAGACGGTCTTCGACACCTTGAACTGCAAGGCGGCGCTGTTCGCGGCCGAAGAGGTCTTCGGGGCGTTGGGCAGGCGCCTGCCCGTGATGGTCTCCGGCACCATCACCGACGCCAGCGGGCGGACGCTGTCGGGGCAGACCCTGGAAGCCTTCCTGATCTCGGTCTCGCACGCCGACCTGCTCGCCGTCGGCCTCAACTGCGCCCTGGGGCCGAAAGAGTTGCGCCCTTACGTCGAGGAGTTGTCCTCGCTGGCAGCCGTCCCCACGAGCTGCTATCCCAACGCCGGCCTGCCCAACGCCTTTGGCGACTACGACGAGTCGCCCGAGTCGATGGGGGCTGTCTTGGAGGACTTTCTCGCCAACGGCTGGGTGAACATCATCGGCGGCTGCTGCGGCACCACCCCCGAGCACATCCGGCGTTTTGCCGAGCTGGCCGCCAAGGTCCCGCCGCGCGTGCCGCCAAAAGTGCCGCCCTACCCGAGGTTTTCCGGCCTCGAGCCCCTGATCGTCCGCCCCGATTTCGCGAAGCACTCCGCAGGAGCGAACTTCGTCAACGTCGGCGAGCGCACCAACGTCACCGGCTCGCCGCGCTTCGCCAGGCTCGTCAAGGCCGGCGACTTCGAGGCCGCCCTGAGCGTCGCCCGGCAGCAGGTCGAGGGCGGCGCGCAACTCATCGACGTCAACATGGACGAGGGCATGCTCGACTCCGAGGCGGCGATGGTCACCTTCTTGAACCTGATCGCCGCCGAGCCCGACATCGCTCGAGTACCCATCATGGTCGACTCGTCTAGGTGGTCGGTGCTCGAGGCGGGTTTGAAGCGCGTCCAGGGCAAGGGCGTGGTCAACTCGATCTCGCTCAAGGAGGGCGAGGACGAGTTCAGGCGCCAGGCCCGGCTCATCCGGCGCTACGGCGCGGCGGTCGTCGTCATGGCCTTCGACGAGCGGGGTCAGGCCGACTCTTTCGAGCGCAAGATCGAGGTCTGCGAGCGCGCCTACCGCCTGCTCACAGGCGAGCTCGGTTTCCCCCCGCAGGACATCATCTTCGACCCCAATATCTTGACCGTCGGCACCGGCATCGAAGAGCACGCCAACTACGCGCTGGACTTTATCCGCGCCACCCACTGGATCAAGGAGAAGCTGCCCGGCGCGCTCGTCAGTGGCGGCGTCTCCAACATCTCCTTTTCCTTTCGCGGCAACAATCGCGTGCGCGAGGCGATGCACGCGGCCTTTCTCTACCACGCGGTCAAGGCCGGGCTCGACATGGGCATCGTCAATCCCGGCATGCTCGAAGTCTACGAGGAGATTCCCAAGGATTTGCTCGAGCACGTTCTTGACGTGCTCTTAAACCGCCGCGAGGACGCCACCGAGCGGCTGGTGACCTTTGCGGAAAACGTCAAGGGCGGCGGCAAGGTCAGGGTGCAGGACGATGGGTGGCGCCAGGGAACGGTCGCAGCGCGCCTCTCCCACGCCCTCGTCAAGGGCGTCACCGACTTTGTCGAGGCGGACGTCGAGGAGGCGCGGCAGCAGTACGACCGGCCCCTGGAGGTCATCGAAGGTCCTCTGATGGACGGCATGAACATCGTCGGCGACCTCTTCGGCTCCGGCAAGATGTTCCTGCCGCAGGTCGTCAAGAGCGCCCGCGTCATGAAAAAGGCCGTCGCCTACCTGCTGCCCTACCTCGAGGCGGACAAAGCCGGGGGAGAGCGCAAAAACGCCGGCAAGGTGCTGCTGGCGACCGTCAAGGGCGACGTCCACGACATCGGCAAGAACATCGTCGGCGTGGTGCTGGCCTGCAACAACTACGAGGTTCTCGACCTCGGGGTGATGGTCGCGGCGGAGAGGATCTTGGAGACCGCCCGCCGGGAAGAGGTGGACATCGTCGGCCTCTCCGGCCTGATCACCCCATCGCTGGACGAGATGGTCCACGTCGCTCGTGAGATGAGCCGGCAGGGCTTCACCGTGCCGCTCCTCATCGGCGGGGCGACGACTTCGCGCGTCCACACCGCCGTCAAGATCGCCCCGGCCTACGACCATCTCGCCGTCCACGTGCTCGACGCCTCGAGGAGCGTCGGGGTGGTCTCGCGCGCGGTGAGCAGGACGGAGCGGCCCAGGCTCGAGGAGGAAACCCGCGCCCAGTACGACGACCTCCGCGACAAGCACCACGGCCGCCAGGCGCAGACGAAGCTGCTCACCATAGCGGCGTCGCGCGCCCGGCGTTTCGTGTCCGACTGGTCCGGGCTCGAGCTCGTCCGCCCCAGCTTTTTGGGCGCCAGGGTGCTTGCGGACTACCCGCTCGAGGAACTTATGAACCGCATCGACTGGGGGCCGTTCTTCCACGCCTGGGAGCTCGCCGGGCGCTATCCGGGAATTCTGGACGACGCGGTGGTCGGGGTGGAAGCGCGCAAGCTCTTCGGCGACGCCCAGACCATGCTCGAGCGCATCGTCGAGGAAGGGCTCCTGGTGGCGAAGGCGGTCTTTGGCTTCTGGCCCGCGAACAGCGTGGGCGACGACCTCGAGCTCTACGTCGATGACACGCGCCGCGAGCAGCTTGCCGTCTTGCACACGCTCCGCCAGCAGGGCGAGAAGCGGCCCGGCCAGCCCAACCTGGCGCTCGCCGACTACGTGGCCCCCAAGGACTCAGGCCTGGGCGACTATGTCGGCGGTTTCGCCGTCACGGCGGGGCACGGCCTGGGGGCGATGGTCGAAGCCTTCGAGCAGGAGCACGACGACTACAGCAGCATCATGGCCAAGGCGCTCGCCGACCGCCTCGCCGAGGCCTTCGCTGAACGCCTGCACGAGCGCGTCCGCAAGGAGTTCTGGGCTTACGCGCCGGGCGAGAAGCTGGACAACCACGCGCTGATTCGCGAGCGCTACCGCGGCATCCGCCCCGCCCCCGGCTACCCCGCCTGTCCCGACCACAGCGAAAAGCGCCTCCTCTTCGACCTGCTGGACGCCGAGGAGAACACCGGCATCAGGCTCACCGAGAACTTCGCGATGTTTCCCGCCGCCGCCGTCTCGGGCCTCTACTTCGCGCACCCACAGAGCCGCTACTTCGCGGTGGGCAAGATCGGCCGCGACCAGGTGGAGGACTACGCCGCGCGCAAGGGGATGACGGTGGAGGAAATCGAAAGGTGGCTGGCGCCGAACCTGGCCTACGAACCGGAGGAAGTGCCCGTCGCCATCTGAGCGTCTATAATGGCGTATGGCCATCCCGACGCCGCGACCAGCCGACAGAGCCAGCGAGCCGGACTGTGACGCGCCGCCCGGGCCCCTGCGCATGAGCGTCGAGCACTACTACAAGATGGCGGAAGCGGGCATCCTGGAGGCGGACGCGCGCTATGAACTCATTCACGGCGTCATCTACAAGATGGCTCCTATAGGTCCGAAGCACGCCACAAGGCTGAAAAAGCTCGAGGGGCGTCTCGAGCGTTGTTTTAGCGACCGCGCCGTCGTCTTCACGCAGCACCCGCTGAGGATTTCGGAAGGGGACGAACCGCAACCGGACATTCTCGTCGTCAAGCCGCCCATCGACCAGTACGAAGAACGTCACCCCAAGCCCGAGGACGTGCTGCTCGTGGTCGAGGTAGCTACCACGCTGGAGAGTGACCGCACGCTCAAGCAGGGGCTCTACGCCCGCGCGGGCATCCCTGAATACTGGATCTTGAGCCAAGACCCGGCTCGAGGTCTACCGCAAGCCCGACGCCGAAGAGGAGCGTTATCTCGAGCTGACGACGCTCGGTGAAGGCGAAGGGGCTACCTTACAGGCGTTTGAGGATTGTGGGCTCGAGTGGTGGGGTTAAAAGGGCTCGAGGGCTGTCGGGTGGCATGGTGGACTTAAAAAGGCGTCAAAACCAGCTAGCCAAGCCTAGCTCGTGGGTCATTATAGCCGACAGTGCCCAGGGCTATCAAAAACGTGAGGGCTCGAGCCCTAAAGCGCAGAAGCCAGAAGTTAGACGCTCCTGACTCCTGTCTTCTAAGCTCTCCCTACGCCGGCAGCATCACCTGGCGGCCGCAGGCGCAGGTCTCGTCCTCGCGGACCATCGTGGACTGACCCTCGCGGTGCCAGAGGGTGCCGCAGTCGGGGCAGCGGATCTCCTCGCCCGCGATGCTGCGAATCGCGTCCGCTTCTAGCCAGCGCTTCTCGCTGCACCAGTGGCAGACCGCCTCGGCGCCGCCGTCCTCTGCGATCATGCTCTCGCGCTCCTCGGGCGTGAAGTAGGCGAGCGCGTCCAAAGCCTTGGCGTCGCTGCAGCGGCACTCGAACCTGAGCGGCAGGGCGTCTTTGGTGAGGAGCTCGAAGCCGAGCCCCCAGCAGAGCTCGTGGAGGATCTCCAGGAGGCTGTGTCGCCCCATCGCCTCGGTGAGCTGGCCGACCGCCTTGACGTTGGCCTCGAGCAGCTTCAAGATAGCCTCGTCGGCGCCCGGCAGGGCCTGGAGGATGACGCCACCCGAGCGCACCACCCGGCTGTTCTCCAAGTAGACGCCTAAGAGCACCGCCGAGCCGACCTGCTCGGACTGCGCCAGGAACATGGCCACGTCCTCGCCGATCTCGCCGCTCGCGAGCGCAATGGACGAGCTGTAGGGGTCGCCGTAGGGCGCGTGCGAGCGCACCACGCTGATCTCGCCCGCGCCGAGGGCGCCGCCCACGTCGAGTTTGCCGTCCGCTCGCAGGGGCAGGCTGACCTGCGGGTTGCTGACGTAGCCGCGCACCGCGCCGTCCAGCCCGGCATCGGCGATAACGCCGCCCAAGGGGCCGTCGCCGCGCAGGCGCAAGGTGACGCGGTCCTGGGGGTTCTTGAGCAAAACGTGGGCCAGGAGCAGGCCGGCCGTCAGCGAGCGGCCCAGGGCGGCGGCGGCCAGCGGCGTGGCCTCGTGGCGCGCGCGCGCCTCCTCGACGAGTTGGGTGGTGTCGGCGGCAACGATGCGAATACCGCCGTTTGCCGCCAGACCGCGGAGCAAAAATGACATGGGTCCCTCTCAATCATGGAAGCAAAGGCTTCGGTATGGACAGTGGGGTTAGGATTCAGCGCTGCGGAGACCTTACCGGGCCTCCGCCTGAACACAAGCCTTTTCAGTGTAGGACGAGATGATCGAAAACGGCGTAGTGGCCGCTACGGCTCGCCGTCGCCGTACTTTTGCTTCAGGGCCTCGAGCGAAGCCCTGGGAACCAGCTTGCTCACGTCGGCGCCGAGCGCGGCGATCTCCTTGGTACGCGTGCTCGACACGAAGGACCAGCGCGCGGCGGTCATGATGAAGGTGGTCTCGACGTTGCGGTTCAGTTGCCGGTTGAGGTGCGCCATCTCGAGCTCGGACTCGAAGTCGGAGATGGCGCGCAGGCCCTTGACGATGACGCGCGCGCCGACGCTGTCCATATAGCTAGCCAAGAGACCGTGAAACTGGTCGACCGAGACGTTGGCCATGCCCGAGGTCGAGGCCTCGATGATGGCGCGGCGTTCCTCGACCGTGAAGGTCTTGGTCTGCTTGAGGGGATTGTAGGTGACGGCGACCGTGAGATGGTCGTAGATGCTGCTCGCCCGCCGGATGAGGTCCAGGTGGCCGTTGTGCAGGGGGTCGAAGGAGCCGGGGTAGACGGCGTGGATCATGCGCCAGTCTATCCCGCGCGCGCGGGGCGGCGTGAAGGGCGGCCCAAGGGACAACGGCGCAGGCGAGCGTGGCGACGCTTCGTGAGGCCGCGCTCAGCCTCGGCTTATGTCTGCCAATCAGGTCTCCTTGCCGAGCCTGTCGGCGGCGATGACATCCCTCTCCTTGCGCTTGCGGGGCTTGAGGAGAGTCTCGAGCTCGCCCACGATGCCACGCCTGAAGAGCAGGACGCAGACGACGAAGATGACGCCGGTGATGACCGTCACCCAGGCGCCTAAGTGGGCCAGGTAGTTTTGCAGCGTCACCACCAAAAAGGCCCCGACCGCCGGGCCGAAGATCGTGCCCATACCACCTAAGAGGGTCATCAGGACCACCTCGCCCGAGGTGTGCCAGTAGACGTCGGTCAGGGTGGCGAGGCGAAAGACGATGGCCTTGGTCGCGCCGGCCAGCCCGGCCAACGTGGCCGAGAGGACGAAGGCGAGCAGCTTGTAGCGGCCCACCTTGTAGCCGAGCGAGACGGCGCGCGGCTCGTTCTCGCGAATCGCCTTCAGGACCTGGCCGAAGGGCGAGTGGACGGTCCGGTAGATGAGCAGAAAGCCGAGCGTGAAGATGGCCAGGACGAAGTAGTACATGGTGAGCGAGCTCGACAGATCGACGAGGCCGAAGAGCTGGCCGCGCGGGATCGCCTGGATGCCGTCCTCGCCGCCGGTGAAGGGCGCCTGCAGGGCAAAAAAGTAGACCATCTGCGCCAGGGCCAGGGTGATCATGGCGAAGTAGATGCCCAAACGGCGGATCGCCAGCCAGCCGAAGACCACACCCAGGAAGGCGGCTGCGGCCGTGCCCGCCAAGATCCCCAGTTCTGGTGAGAAGCCCAGCACCTTGACGCTGTGCCCGGTGACGTAGGCGGCGGAGCCGAAAAAGGCGGCGTGGCCGAAGGACAGCAGGCCGGCGTAGCCGAGCAGCAGGTTGAAGGCGCAGGCGAAGAGCGCGAAGCAGAGCGCCTTCATGAGAAAGACGGGGTAGACGACGAAGGGCGCGAGCAGACCGGCCGCCACCAGCAGCGCGATCCCCAGGTACCTGGGCGCGCTCACGAGCGCGCCCTGCCGAAGAGGCCGTCGGGCTTGATGAGCAGCACGATAACCATGACGATGAAGACGACGGTGGCGGAAAGTTCGGGATAGAAGGTCTTGGTGAGGCCCTCGATGACCCCCAGGCCGAGCCCGGTCAGGATCGAGCCCAGGATCGAGCCCATGCCGCCGATCACCACGATGGCGAAGACCACGATGATGAGGTCCGAGCCCATGAGCGGGTTCACCTGGTAGATGGGTGCGGCCAGCACCCCGGCAAAGCCGGCCAGGGCCACCCCGAAGCCGTAGGTGAGGGTCATCATGAGCGGCACGTTGACGCCAAAGGCGCGCACCAGCGCCGGATTTTCAGTGCCGGCGCGCAAGTAAGCGCCCAGGCGGGTGCGCTCGATCAGAAACCAGGTGCCCAAGCAAACAAGGAGTGAGACTAAGATGACCCAAGCGCGGTAGTTGGGCAGGAACATGAAGCCGAGGTTCTGCCCGCCCCGCAGCCACTCGGGGATGGGATAGGGCTTGCCCGACACGCCGTAGAAGTTGCGAAAGAGCCCTTCGATGATGAGTGCTAGGCCAAAGGTGAGGAGCAGGCCGTAGAGGTGGTCGAGCTTGTAGAGCCGGCTCAGCATCGTCCGCTCGAGCACGATGCCGATGGCGCCGACGATGAGGGGGGCGAGGAGGAGCGCCGCGCCGTAAGGGATGCCCATGGTCTCGAGCAGCATCCAGGCCGCAAAGGCGCCCATCATGTACTGCGCCCCGTGCGTAAAGTTGATGACGTTGAGCATGCCGAAGATGACCGCCAGCCCAAGGCTCAAGAGGGCGTAGAACGAGCCGTTGATGAGCCCCAAGAGGAGCTGCCCGAAGAGCATCTGCGGCGTTATCCCTAGAAGTTCAAACATCGCTTTCCCGCATCAACATTCTCTCGGCGGCTCAGTTGCCCGTATCGTCCACGAGCGGGCAACCGCCTTCGGCCATCGGCATGTAGGCCTGGTCGCCGGGGATGGTGCGCAAGATGGTGTAGTAGTCCCAGCGGCCTGTGGACTCGTCGGGGCTCTTGACTTCGACCAAGTACATGTCGTGGACCATGCGACCGTCGGGGCGGATAGTGCCGTTCCTGGCGAAGAAGTCCTCGACCGGCGTCTCTTTCATCTGCGCGACGACGGCCTGCGCCTCATCTGTGCCGGCCGCCTCGATGGCCCTCAGGTAGTGCATGACCGAGGAGTAGACGCCGGCGTGAACCATCGTCGGCATGGCGCCGTGGCGGTCGAAAAAGCGCTGCGACCATTCCCTGGTCTCGTCGTCCATGTCCCAGTAGAAGCCGGTGGTGAGAACGAGCCCCTGTGCCACCTCGAGGCCGAGCGCGTCGATGTCGGAGATGAAGAGCAGCAGCCCGGCGAGCTGCTGGCCGGCTTGGACGATGCCGAACTCGTTGGCCTGCTGGATGGCGTTGGTGGTGTCGGTGCCGGCGTTGGCCAGGCCGATGATCCTGGCGCCCGAGCCCTGGGCCTGGAGCAGGTAGGACGAGAAGTCGGCCGTCGCCAGCGGATGGCGGATGGTCCCGAGGACGGTGCCGCCGTTCTCCTCGACGACCCGGGCGGTGTTCTCCTCGAGCGAATGGCCAAAGGCGTAGTCAGCGGTGATGAAAAACCAGGAGTCGCCGCCCTCCTCGACCACGGCCTGGCCGGTGCCCACGGCGAGCGCGTAGGTGTCGTAGGTCCAGTGGACGCTGGTGGGCGAGCAGGCCGGTCCGGTCAGGTCGGTCGTCGCCGCGCCCGAGATGAGAAAGACGCGGCTCGCTTCGCGGGTGATCTCCTGCACCGCCAGGGCCACCGAGGAGGTGGGCACGTCCACGATCACGTCGACGCCGCTCACGTCGATCCACTGCCGCGCCACGCTCGAGCCGATGTCCGGGCTGTTCTGGTGGTCGGCGGAGAGAATGTCGATGGGCGCGCCCAGAACCTCGCCACCAAAGTCCTCGACGGCCATGCGCGCCGCCAGCACCGAGCCTTGGCCGGAGAGGTCGGCGTAGAGCCCCGACTGGTCGTTTAAGACGCCGATCCTCACGGCGTTACCGGACACCTGCGCCTGCGCCGCCGCCAGCAGCGCCAGGCCCAAAAGAGCAGCCCCAAACCTCATACTGATATGGTTCATACCTTAGTCCCCTTTGTTGAGGTGCGCCCTGGGCTACACCCCCAGATATTTGTGAAGCACGTCCATCTTAGCACCGACTTGCTCGCTCGGCACCATGTCCACCACCTTGCCCTGCTCGAGGAGGTAGTGGCGGTCGGCCACGGTGGTGGCGAAGCGAAAGTTCTGCTCGACCAGCAAGATGGTGAAGCCCCGAACCTTGAGCCGGCGAATGACCTCGCCGATCTGCTGGACGATCACCGGCGCCAAGCCCTCGGTCGGCTCGTCGAGCAAGAGCAGCTTGGCGCCGGTCCGCAGGATGCGGCCGATGGCGAGCATCTGCTGCTCGCCGCCCGACAGCTGGGTGCCGGGACTCCTCAGGCGCTCTTTCAGGTTGGGAAAGAGCTCGTAGATCTCGCCGAGCGCCATGCCGCCCTTTCTTACCACGGGCGGCAGGAGCAGGTTCTCCTCCACGTCGAGGCTGGCGAAGATGCCCCGTTCCTCGGGGCAGTAGGCGACGCCGCGGCGGGCGATCGCGTTTGAGCTGAGCCTGGTGAGCTCCTGGCCGTCAAAGCGGATCGAGCCCGAGCGTTTGTCGAGGATGCCCATGATGGCTCTCAAGGTGGTGGTCTTGCCCGCGCCGTTGCGGC is drawn from Deinococcota bacterium and contains these coding sequences:
- the metH gene encoding methionine synthase, which gives rise to MTASPIRQLLERRILVLDGAMGTMIQGHALSEADFRGTRFGDHPKPLQGANDILVLTQPQIIEGIHRAYLEAGADILETNTFNATRIGLAEYGLDEVIYELNLAAAKLAKRAAEAFSTPDKARFVAGALGPTNRTASMSPDVNNPGFRAVDFDALVTSYGEQIRGLMDGGADLLLIETVFDTLNCKAALFAAEEVFGALGRRLPVMVSGTITDASGRTLSGQTLEAFLISVSHADLLAVGLNCALGPKELRPYVEELSSLAAVPTSCYPNAGLPNAFGDYDESPESMGAVLEDFLANGWVNIIGGCCGTTPEHIRRFAELAAKVPPRVPPKVPPYPRFSGLEPLIVRPDFAKHSAGANFVNVGERTNVTGSPRFARLVKAGDFEAALSVARQQVEGGAQLIDVNMDEGMLDSEAAMVTFLNLIAAEPDIARVPIMVDSSRWSVLEAGLKRVQGKGVVNSISLKEGEDEFRRQARLIRRYGAAVVVMAFDERGQADSFERKIEVCERAYRLLTGELGFPPQDIIFDPNILTVGTGIEEHANYALDFIRATHWIKEKLPGALVSGGVSNISFSFRGNNRVREAMHAAFLYHAVKAGLDMGIVNPGMLEVYEEIPKDLLEHVLDVLLNRREDATERLVTFAENVKGGGKVRVQDDGWRQGTVAARLSHALVKGVTDFVEADVEEARQQYDRPLEVIEGPLMDGMNIVGDLFGSGKMFLPQVVKSARVMKKAVAYLLPYLEADKAGGERKNAGKVLLATVKGDVHDIGKNIVGVVLACNNYEVLDLGVMVAAERILETARREEVDIVGLSGLITPSLDEMVHVAREMSRQGFTVPLLIGGATTSRVHTAVKIAPAYDHLAVHVLDASRSVGVVSRAVSRTERPRLEEETRAQYDDLRDKHHGRQAQTKLLTIAASRARRFVSDWSGLELVRPSFLGARVLADYPLEELMNRIDWGPFFHAWELAGRYPGILDDAVVGVEARKLFGDAQTMLERIVEEGLLVAKAVFGFWPANSVGDDLELYVDDTRREQLAVLHTLRQQGEKRPGQPNLALADYVAPKDSGLGDYVGGFAVTAGHGLGAMVEAFEQEHDDYSSIMAKALADRLAEAFAERLHERVRKEFWAYAPGEKLDNHALIRERYRGIRPAPGYPACPDHSEKRLLFDLLDAEENTGIRLTENFAMFPAAAVSGLYFAHPQSRYFAVGKIGRDQVEDYAARKGMTVEEIERWLAPNLAYEPEEVPVAI
- a CDS encoding Uma2 family endonuclease, with the translated sequence MAIPTPRPADRASEPDCDAPPGPLRMSVEHYYKMAEAGILEADARYELIHGVIYKMAPIGPKHATRLKKLEGRLERCFSDRAVVFTQHPLRISEGDEPQPDILVVKPPIDQYEERHPKPEDVLLVVEVATTLESDRTLKQGLYARAGIPEYWILSQDPARGLPQARRRRGALSRADDAR
- the hslO gene encoding Hsp33 family molecular chaperone HslO, with protein sequence MSFLLRGLAANGGIRIVAADTTQLVEEARARHEATPLAAAALGRSLTAGLLLAHVLLKNPQDRVTLRLRGDGPLGGVIADAGLDGAVRGYVSNPQVSLPLRADGKLDVGGALGAGEISVVRSHAPYGDPYSSSIALASGEIGEDVAMFLAQSEQVGSAVLLGVYLENSRVVRSGGVILQALPGADEAILKLLEANVKAVGQLTEAMGRHSLLEILHELCWGLGFELLTKDALPLRFECRCSDAKALDALAYFTPEERESMIAEDGGAEAVCHWCSEKRWLEADAIRSIAGEEIRCPDCGTLWHREGQSTMVREDETCACGRQVMLPA
- the coaD gene encoding pantetheine-phosphate adenylyltransferase produces the protein MHAVYPGSFDPLHNGHLDLIRRASSIYDHLTVAVTYNPLKQTKTFTVEERRAIIEASTSGMANVSVDQFHGLLASYMDSVGARVIVKGLRAISDFESELEMAHLNRQLNRNVETTFIMTAARWSFVSSTRTKEIAALGADVSKLVPRASLEALKQKYGDGEP
- a CDS encoding branched-chain amino acid ABC transporter permease, which codes for MSAPRYLGIALLVAAGLLAPFVVYPVFLMKALCFALFACAFNLLLGYAGLLSFGHAAFFGSAAYVTGHSVKVLGFSPELGILAGTAAAAFLGVVFGWLAIRRLGIYFAMITLALAQMVYFFALQAPFTGGEDGIQAIPRGQLFGLVDLSSSLTMYYFVLAIFTLGFLLIYRTVHSPFGQVLKAIRENEPRAVSLGYKVGRYKLLAFVLSATLAGLAGATKAIVFRLATLTDVYWHTSGEVVLMTLLGGMGTIFGPAVGAFLVVTLQNYLAHLGAWVTVITGVIFVVCVLLFRRGIVGELETLLKPRKRKERDVIAADRLGKET
- a CDS encoding branched-chain amino acid ABC transporter permease; translation: MFELLGITPQMLFGQLLLGLINGSFYALLSLGLAVIFGMLNVINFTHGAQYMMGAFAAWMLLETMGIPYGAALLLAPLIVGAIGIVLERTMLSRLYKLDHLYGLLLTFGLALIIEGLFRNFYGVSGKPYPIPEWLRGGQNLGFMFLPNYRAWVILVSLLVCLGTWFLIERTRLGAYLRAGTENPALVRAFGVNVPLMMTLTYGFGVALAGFAGVLAAPIYQVNPLMGSDLIIVVFAIVVIGGMGSILGSILTGLGLGVIEGLTKTFYPELSATVVFIVMVIVLLIKPDGLFGRARS
- a CDS encoding ABC transporter substrate-binding protein, yielding MNHISMRFGAALLGLALLAAAQAQVSGNAVRIGVLNDQSGLYADLSGQGSVLAARMAVEDFGGEVLGAPIDILSADHQNSPDIGSSVARQWIDVSGVDVIVDVPTSSVALAVQEITREASRVFLISGAATTDLTGPACSPTSVHWTYDTYALAVGTGQAVVEEGGDSWFFITADYAFGHSLEENTARVVEENGGTVLGTIRHPLATADFSSYLLQAQGSGARIIGLANAGTDTTNAIQQANEFGIVQAGQQLAGLLLFISDIDALGLEVAQGLVLTTGFYWDMDDETREWSQRFFDRHGAMPTMVHAGVYSSVMHYLRAIEAAGTDEAQAVVAQMKETPVEDFFARNGTIRPDGRMVHDMYLVEVKSPDESTGRWDYYTILRTIPGDQAYMPMAEGGCPLVDDTGN
- a CDS encoding ABC transporter ATP-binding protein; its protein translation is MPPELSPELLKLEDVHAFYGESHALHGVSLNVHEGEVVTLLGRNGAGKTTTLRAIMGILDKRSGSIRFDGQELTRLSSNAIARRGVAYCPEERGIFASLDVEENLLLPPVVRKGGMALGEIYELFPNLKERLRSPGTQLSGGEQQMLAIGRILRTGAKLLLLDEPTEGLAPVIVQQIGEVIRRLKVRGFTILLVEQNFRFATTVADRHYLLEQGKVVDMVPSEQVGAKMDVLHKYLGV